In a genomic window of Roseiflexus castenholzii DSM 13941:
- a CDS encoding uroporphyrinogen decarboxylase family protein: protein MSMTRRERLAAAIRGEPVDRPPVALWRHFPVDDQDPEQLALSVAAFQSQYDWDFVKFTPSSSFCVENWGCRVVYRGHSEGTSDYVARPVSVPADWRRITPLDPRAGALGAHLVAVRRARALIDPDVPLLATVFSPISQAKNLIGGGMDIVHLRRHRSDLLDALEAITETTIRFVEAVLETGADGIFYAMQRCTADVISEAEYREVCRPLDMRILEAAHAASAAHGKPPFILLHLHGMHSYFDIAAEYPAQALNWHDRDTGPDLAEGARRFPGMVVGGLSQRDIVEGSPTAVQSLARQAIAAMGGRRMCLSTGCVMPTTAPWGNIRALRDVVGP from the coding sequence ATGTCGATGACCCGACGTGAACGACTCGCTGCGGCGATCCGAGGCGAACCGGTTGATCGCCCACCTGTTGCGCTCTGGCGCCATTTTCCGGTAGATGATCAGGACCCCGAACAACTGGCGTTATCCGTGGCTGCGTTTCAGTCGCAGTACGACTGGGATTTCGTCAAGTTCACACCATCGAGCAGTTTTTGTGTCGAGAATTGGGGATGCCGCGTCGTGTACCGTGGGCACTCCGAAGGAACCAGCGACTACGTCGCGCGCCCGGTCAGCGTCCCTGCCGACTGGCGGCGCATTACGCCGCTCGACCCGCGCGCTGGCGCACTTGGCGCGCATCTGGTAGCCGTCCGTCGTGCGCGCGCATTGATCGATCCCGACGTTCCCCTGCTGGCGACAGTCTTCAGCCCGATCAGTCAGGCAAAGAATCTGATCGGCGGAGGGATGGACATTGTACATCTCCGGCGTCATCGCTCCGATCTGCTGGACGCGCTCGAAGCAATCACAGAAACAACGATACGCTTCGTCGAAGCCGTACTCGAAACCGGCGCCGACGGCATTTTCTACGCAATGCAACGATGTACAGCGGATGTCATCAGCGAAGCCGAATACCGCGAGGTCTGCCGTCCGCTTGACATGCGCATTCTCGAAGCGGCGCATGCAGCCAGCGCAGCACATGGAAAACCGCCTTTCATTCTGCTCCACCTGCATGGTATGCACTCCTACTTCGACATTGCAGCGGAATATCCCGCGCAGGCGCTCAACTGGCACGACCGCGACACCGGACCCGACCTCGCTGAAGGCGCGCGCCGCTTTCCAGGCATGGTTGTTGGAGGTTTAAGCCAACGCGATATTGTCGAAGGTTCACCCACGGCAGTGCAGTCGCTGGCGCGCCAGGCAATCGCAGCGATGGGCGGACGGCGCATGTGCCTTTCGACCGGCTGTGTGATGCCGACGACGGCGCCCTGGGGGAACATTCGCGCACTGCGAGATGTCGTGGGTCCATGA
- the lgt gene encoding prolipoprotein diacylglyceryl transferase → MGLYPPDDPFLINVSLFGIPVVVRWYGVIIVSGAMLAGWIAARRAQQRGYDPEHIWNLLLVGMIFGIIGARAYYVLFEWPRFAGASWLEIINPATGGLAIHGALIGALTAATLYTRWHHLPLRTFLDIAMPPFLLAQAIGRWGNFMNQEAYGSPTSLGFGVLIDEEHRIGPYRDMQQFPPDTLFHATFLYESVWNLIGFGILIWLERRLRDRLRPLDMALLYAVWYGLGRFWIEGFRTDSLCLSGIGGACEGSLRVAQVVSLLLVAGGFIGLLINHCYVARHTAQPRGCE, encoded by the coding sequence ATGGGACTCTATCCGCCTGACGATCCATTTCTCATCAACGTGTCGCTGTTCGGCATTCCCGTCGTGGTGCGCTGGTATGGCGTCATTATCGTCAGCGGCGCAATGCTGGCAGGATGGATTGCAGCCAGGCGCGCGCAACAGCGCGGTTACGACCCGGAGCATATCTGGAACCTGTTGCTGGTCGGCATGATATTCGGCATTATCGGTGCGCGCGCCTATTATGTGCTGTTCGAATGGCCTCGTTTTGCCGGCGCGTCGTGGCTGGAGATTATCAACCCGGCGACGGGCGGGCTGGCAATTCATGGCGCGCTGATCGGGGCGCTGACCGCTGCTACGCTCTACACACGCTGGCATCATTTGCCGCTGCGGACCTTCCTCGACATCGCTATGCCGCCGTTCCTCCTGGCGCAGGCAATCGGGCGCTGGGGCAATTTTATGAACCAGGAGGCGTATGGCAGCCCGACCAGCCTTGGGTTCGGGGTATTGATCGATGAGGAGCACCGCATCGGTCCGTACCGCGATATGCAGCAGTTTCCACCCGATACATTGTTTCATGCCACATTTCTGTACGAGTCGGTATGGAACCTTATTGGGTTTGGCATTCTGATCTGGCTTGAGCGACGACTGCGCGATCGGTTGCGTCCGCTCGATATGGCGTTGCTCTATGCCGTCTGGTACGGGTTGGGACGTTTTTGGATCGAGGGTTTCCGCACCGACAGCCTCTGCCTGAGTGGAATCGGCGGCGCATGCGAGGGATCGTTGCGCGTCGCGCAGGTCGTCAGTCTGCTGCTGGTTGCTGGAGGGTTCATTGGGTTGCTGATCAACCATTGCTATGTCGCCCGCCACACTGCGCAGCCACGGGGGTGTGAGTGA
- a CDS encoding DUF3368 domain-containing protein, with protein sequence MSEPVVSDTGPLITLAKLNLLHLLKQLYGEVLLPQSVHEEAVIEGIRRGFEDAHTLQRFLSQERWEPIEIRHIPDDIASSHLDQGEQESIALALAVDGLLLIDEERGREAARQHGVKVRGTLGVLVHAYRVGLITADQLRFYFGQIEERTDIWISPTLCRRLLHEVLG encoded by the coding sequence ATGTCCGAACCGGTCGTTTCCGATACCGGACCCTTGATAACTCTCGCCAAACTCAATCTGCTTCATCTCCTTAAGCAGCTTTATGGTGAAGTGCTGCTGCCTCAATCGGTCCACGAAGAAGCCGTCATTGAAGGAATACGACGGGGTTTCGAGGACGCTCATACGCTTCAGCGATTCTTGAGCCAGGAGCGTTGGGAGCCGATCGAGATCAGGCATATACCAGATGACATAGCCTCTTCGCATCTCGATCAAGGTGAGCAAGAGAGCATCGCCCTGGCGCTTGCTGTGGACGGCTTGCTCTTAATTGACGAGGAACGCGGTCGTGAAGCGGCTCGCCAGCACGGAGTGAAAGTGCGGGGAACGTTAGGCGTACTCGTCCACGCCTACCGTGTGGGTCTCATCACTGCCGATCAACTGCGCTTCTACTTCGGTCAGATCGAGGAAAGAACAGACATCTGGATCAGCCCGACTTTGTGCCGTCGCCTGCTGCACGAGGTGTTGGGATAA
- a CDS encoding ABC1 kinase family protein produces the protein MWPLVRQARYLGRYRQIAHVFWQYGFGYLLDQLGLTALLSLPRRIVRQPAPDPISGPERLRLALTALGPTFVKLGQTLSTRPDLLPPAWIEELNKLQDTVPPFPADVAIATIEVELNQSIDTLFRCFEREPLAAASLGQVHGAELPDGTPVVVKVQRPDIQQLVAIDLAILSELAALAQQNTSFGEQYDLVELAWEFGMTLRAELDYRREGRNADRFRANFAGNPHVCIPRVFWRHTSARVLTTERLFGIKISDIAGMDAAGMDRKRLARHSLELILQEIFVDGFFQGDPHPGNLFALPGEVIGAVDFGQAIALDRETTGNLLLLLVALLERDSDGALRVLQQLGMLTQRELSPALRRDMRRFVDHVVDRSLEELSAREMGEELLALLQRHRLRLPAPLALLLKSIIMMEGIGVQIDPHLDVFGIARPYAMRALAELNSPEAQMRRLIRELNELRGIVGVLPGQTSVLLQRLNDGELRIQTRDLEARRTAAAISQAGTRIALGLIVLAATLGLAGLTIAAAIARWDGLPVIIPAAIALIALLSAGAVLFISIVRGGGG, from the coding sequence ATGTGGCCACTCGTTCGTCAGGCACGCTATCTCGGTCGTTACCGCCAGATTGCTCATGTCTTCTGGCAGTACGGCTTTGGCTACCTGCTGGACCAGTTGGGTCTGACCGCACTCCTGTCGCTGCCGCGCCGCATTGTTCGACAACCGGCGCCCGACCCGATCAGCGGACCAGAGCGCCTGCGTCTGGCACTAACCGCACTTGGTCCGACATTCGTCAAACTGGGACAGACGCTGAGCACCCGCCCCGATCTGCTGCCGCCTGCCTGGATCGAAGAACTGAACAAACTGCAAGACACCGTCCCCCCATTTCCTGCTGATGTTGCCATTGCGACCATCGAGGTGGAACTGAATCAATCGATCGATACGCTCTTTCGCTGCTTCGAGCGGGAGCCACTGGCGGCTGCGTCGCTCGGTCAGGTGCATGGCGCCGAACTGCCCGACGGCACACCGGTGGTCGTCAAGGTGCAACGTCCCGACATCCAGCAACTCGTGGCGATCGACCTGGCGATCCTGTCGGAACTGGCGGCGCTGGCGCAGCAGAATACGTCCTTCGGCGAGCAATACGATCTGGTGGAACTGGCATGGGAGTTTGGCATGACGTTGCGCGCCGAACTCGATTACCGTCGTGAAGGACGGAACGCGGATCGGTTCCGCGCCAACTTCGCCGGTAATCCACATGTTTGCATTCCGCGCGTGTTCTGGCGCCATACCAGCGCCCGCGTTCTGACCACTGAGCGTCTCTTCGGCATCAAAATCAGCGACATTGCGGGCATGGACGCCGCAGGTATGGACCGCAAGCGTCTGGCACGTCACAGCCTGGAACTTATCCTGCAAGAAATCTTTGTCGATGGCTTCTTTCAGGGCGATCCTCATCCTGGCAATCTGTTCGCGCTGCCGGGCGAGGTCATCGGCGCAGTTGATTTCGGTCAGGCGATCGCCCTTGATCGTGAAACGACCGGCAATCTGTTGCTGCTCCTGGTCGCGCTGCTGGAGCGCGACTCCGACGGTGCGTTGCGCGTGTTGCAGCAGTTAGGCATGTTGACACAGCGTGAACTCTCGCCGGCGCTACGACGTGATATGCGCCGCTTCGTCGATCACGTCGTCGACCGATCACTGGAAGAACTATCGGCGCGTGAGATGGGCGAAGAACTGCTGGCGCTCTTGCAGCGTCATCGCCTGCGCCTGCCTGCGCCGCTGGCGCTATTGCTGAAGTCAATCATTATGATGGAAGGCATTGGCGTTCAGATCGATCCACACCTCGATGTTTTCGGCATCGCGCGACCCTATGCAATGCGCGCGTTGGCGGAACTGAACAGTCCCGAAGCGCAAATGCGGCGTTTGATCCGTGAACTGAACGAACTGCGCGGTATCGTTGGCGTGCTGCCGGGACAGACGAGCGTCCTGCTCCAGCGATTGAACGATGGTGAACTACGCATTCAGACCCGCGATCTCGAAGCGCGACGAACAGCAGCGGCGATCTCGCAGGCAGGAACGCGCATTGCGCTCGGTCTGATCGTCCTGGCGGCGACGCTGGGGCTGGCCGGGCTGACGATTGCGGCAGCCATCGCCAGGTGGGACGGGCTGCCAGTGATCATTCCCGCAGCCATCGCACTGATCGCGCTCTTGAGCGCGGGAGCCGTGCTGTTCATCAGTATTGTGCGAGGGGGTGGAGGTTAG